The following is a genomic window from Platichthys flesus chromosome 13, fPlaFle2.1, whole genome shotgun sequence.
GGACGAGGCCGACTCGCTGCCGGGCCGAGCCGGGCTGCTCCTCACCCGACTCTCCGCACTGAGGCAGAGGAACTCATTCTTACATCACAGACATCACAACAGATCGAGGTAACACAACTGGGACTCGACTGTTCTATGATCACAACATGTCCTCAGTTTAAGAAACGATTCCACTGGTGCTGAGCTGACTTCTGTTCTTTCAAACTTCCCAGAGAACAAAGTCTTCAAATCTCAGAATCGTCCGATCACAGCAGTTTACACATCATCTGAGTTTCATGCTCTCGTCTGGTGAACTTCCCGTGACGCCCGTTTACCTCACGACCTGCggagcctcctctcctcctgcgtTCGACACCTTGGACAGATCCTCCAGAGCCGTCTTGTATTCCTTACAGCTGGAACAACAGACGACACAATAACATGAGAACGTTCACAGTTTGAAATTTAAACCAAATCGTCTTCATCTCAAATCTGTGGTCGGACTAAATGTGGCTCGTTGTGTGAGAAGGTGAATCTAGAAGTGTGAGGTGAatggagaacatggaggagggcgGAGTCACCTGAGGGCGAAGGCGATGATGGAGCTCGGCTCCTTCTCACACACGGCGATGGGAACCCGCTCGTGCTCGTACATCAGGTAGTGTTTGTCCGGCTCGCTGTGGacagaggtcacatgacagtccagacacacactggttcACACGTGTTGATACTGCTTGATATTTAAAAGCCGTTCTCACAATGGGATGGGGATGGGGTTGTAGCTGTTGCCAGGCAGGAAGTTGGCGAGGATGGCCTTCATGGTGGACTTCTCCTTCACCTGGCTGTCGGTGGAGCCCACCAGGTGTCCGTCGAACACGTCTGAAaaccagcagagacacagatcaTCAGACCAGAGCTGTGGCGTCCACTGGGAGAGACGGTTCCTGTGAATCGGAGCTTCCACCTTCTGGGAGGCTGACCGAGTCCTGCTCCGTGAAGGAGGGGCCGGGCGTGAGGGGCTCGGCTCCGGGGTCTCCCGGGGACGgcagcagggaggaggtggaggcagagggCATGGCGCTGAGGAGGCGGTCCTCTGAGCGGGAGAACAAACCACAGTCAGGATCAACACCAGCCCAGTTCCAACATGGACCCAGGATCAGATTCGACCTCACCTTTATCCCCGTTCTGAACCACGGGAGACGGGTTTCGAGGGGACGACTCCAGGGCGCTctgaggaaaacaacaacaacaacaacaataaatatcAGTAAACTACATTAAACCTGAATTCTATCCACAGCAGATCCATTTGAGTGTGGCGCTCTGGCAGGATGGCGTTCCTCTAATCCTCCACCGTCGTAACTGATCTGTGGTCACACGGTATCTTTAAGGAAACACCTCGGCCCCGCCCAGCGAACCCAGTGGCTGCTGGGTACTGACCTTGCTGTCGTCAGCGGCCGTCTGTCTGTGCCTTCCCGGGCTCGGGGGGACGGACAGACGCTTCCTGCCTTTTTCCTGCTGGAACAAGTCCTGCAGCCTGAAAGGGACAAAgttgtgatatttgtttttcaagccCTTGAGACACGAGATTCTGGAAACACAGCCGGAGCCGGTTCAGGTTCAAACTCCACGGTTGAGTTCAGTCTGGACGAACAGAATCTCAAACAGTAACGTCCACGTGTTCCCTTCCTGCTGAGGCCAATTCCTTATTCCACGATCCTGTACAACCCTCATATCCTCAAATGAAGGTTCTTGTAAGTGTGGATGCTGACCTGGTGTTCCAGGACTGAAGCATCTCACACAGACCCTGTTTCTTCATCACCAGCGACTCCAGAACCgcctgaagctgctgaggaGAGTCCACGCCACAGACCTGCAGGCGGGCTTGAAGCTTCTCGATCCAGCTGCgcagctccgcctcctccatctgcgcacacacacacaccagtgagaCAACACACACCCAGAGGTGAGGACGTACCGTCAGACCACAGGAGAGTCTGGACCGGCTCGCCATTAGAAAAGGTTCGAGTCCCGTCATGACCTCTCGTGCTACGAGGGAGAACCTACGTCCTTCTGAGCGAAGAggtcctccatcttctcctctcgcGTCTTACTGAAGGTGTCGGTCTTGAGGGACGTGAGCCGGTCATCGATGGCCAAGTACACCTGAGTCACTCTGAAGGGGGACAAGGGGGACGAGCGGGTGGGACATGAAACTCAAGATAAACTCTTCTCTGTCGTCTTTCCTCTAGAATCACACTTCATAATTAAATCTCTTCACGCTGCTGATGTTAAACCAGGTTCTACTGGTCAAGCTGGTTTATTATTGGTCTTGTTTGCTGGATCATTTACTTTAAGGAGAAGTCCTTCAGGTCCTGCTGCAGGCTGCCTTTGGACGGCCCCAGGTTCCTGATGGTGATCTTGGGACGAGGAAGACAAATCTCCAGCAGCCTCACTGAAGTGTAGCTGagagggaaacaggaaacacGGGTTGGTATTTTGGTTATTGCTATTTGAAACTTACTGTAGACTCTTCTTTCTCCATTTGTTTCATGTGTGGAGTCATTtagctttatatttaaataccagCGACCACAGTGTGGGAGATTAAAATAaagcttaaaataaaaaacgacTAATTCCTGGTGATTTTAACCGGAACCAAACAATCAATcttattttctctgtgtctgttcatATCCAACTTTCTGCCCCGAACCAGAGCTCGAGACATTTCCTCTGACCGACCTGAAGGACGCCACCATCTGGTTGTAGGAGAAGTACTGGTGGTAATCTTTGTGCATGGAGTGTCCACACGGCTCGGCATTAGCTCGCCTGGTGTACTGGTGCCCGTAGAAGCGAAGCTCCAGGTATTTGGCAAAAGACATCGACCACGAGTCGTTGGACAGAGGCACGACCGGAGTcacctgagagaggaggagacaatTCACAGTTTAGACTCGTCTTATTACTATAACGTATTTACGTTCATGTCCCCGGGGGCGGTTCCTGACCTGTTTGCAGATGCGGCACCAGGAGTAGTTGAGGATCGTGTGTTGGTAGCCGGGCACGGGGGagtccagctccttcagcacgATCTGCACGCAGCCGCTGCCGTGCACGAACCGGCGGATGTGGTGCACCATGGGAGTCTCACAGTACATACTGGGGCACTGGTAAGACGGCCTGGGAAACACATTGGAATCTCacattatagaattatgttttaaaaaacaaactgatctTAAAGTGCACTTCTATCTGAGTCTTACCTGAAACAATATCGCTCCAGGAAAATCCCCAGAGAGAGGTCGTTCTTACCGTAGAACTCCATGGTGACGATCCTGTGGAAAATAACATCAGTGACTCGttgaaaacaagatggagattgTTCACTGGGGCTCAGAGCGTTTACCAGGGGCTGACGCAGGGGTTGGGCGAGTTGTTGGACTGAGCCGAGGAGCTGCTGAAGAGGACGCACAGTCTCTGATGGTTGACCGGGTTCAGACAGTCGAGCTGAGGGGACGACAGGAACATGAGAACCAGACGCAGCTCAGTTCAGTTCAGGGTTTGTTTGCATCATTAAACCAGAGAACTAATCCCCAGAGGGACGTCTCACTGTTCCTTGTTTGGTCCAAACTCCAACGATAAGACATTTACAGTGACACGATTCAGATCTGAAAAGCTGGGACCAGggaatgtttgtattttataaaaCCTCACGCTCTAAATCCTCAGATTGGAGAAGCAGGAACCAGCGATTATGACAACTGATGGATTGATTGGATTAATTGGATCTCCGCTCACCTTGGGGGCCCAGCTCATGTCATTGAGTTTACTTGGCTTCTCCTCTTCGCTGTCGGCCTTCACCGGAGCTTTGAGCGGCGCCTCCCCCCCCGCTCGGCTCTGGACGCTGAGCGGCGCTGCAGCACCGACGCTGCTGAAGGGGTCGCTGACCTCCCTCTGCCGGATGCGCCCTCCCTTCGCTCTGTAGTCCGCCAGCATCTCGGCCAGACCCTGGCTGCCGTTCAGCTGCTCGATGATGCGGGTGCTGGTCAGACCGTGACAGGGCAGCACTTCCGGAGGCCTGGGGGGGGCATTGCCATTGGTCTGACCTCCGACCAGCGAGGAGGGAGCGGAGTCTTTGAGGAGTTGACGCTTTCTACGGCCGTCCCGCTCCTTCAGGTCCTTgttgaggagaggagacaggtaGACCTACGGGACAGAGACAACTCACCGGTCAGAGAAGTGCGTCCTCCTGTAACTCAAACAGGTGAACATCAGTAAAGTTTGGTACCTGTTCAGGAAAGTAGTCCCTGCTGGGGCAGTTCATGCCAGCGGGTACGAGGAGGAACGGCTCTTTAAACGTGATGAAGGGAGAAATGCACAGGATGATGTCCTTGAGCTCCTGCTTGAAGACGACGGAGATGGACTTCAGCCGGTCGTCAAACGAGGCCACCTGCTCGGCCACAAACATCCCGGTGTCGTCCTGCAGGGGGTCTCGAAACAGCCGAGGAGTGGGCGTCTCTGAACCGTCCTCGTCCTCCATGCTGAGCGAATCCTCCTTGAAGAggctcccctcctccctcgtGTCCCCCTCGGACGAGGGCACGAGTGTGTCCGAGAAGGTCATGTCCTGGTCGTCCTCCATGAGGAAGGGAGGGGACACGGAGAGAGGAGGTGCAAGTGGACTGGAGAACGGAGAGGAGATCATTGTCCCCATGTTCATAGAGGGGGGGGATCTTGTTTTCAGTGCGTCCTGAAGACCGTCCATCTCAACATTTTTGGACAGAACCTCGGAGAGAAAGCCGTCCTCCACAGTCTGTCCAGCCAGGAAAGAGTCTTCACTCCCTGACATCTTCTCCTGACTCTCCCCGcttgtctccctccctccgctgtcctcctccaccccctcttCTGCAGAGACGCTCTCCAGCAGGCAGGGGAACGAGGCGCTTTGGGCCAAGCTGGGCGGCATGGCGAACTCGTCCATGAGGAAGGAGATCTCCAGCTGCGAGTGGTAGGCCACACACACCATGAGCATGATGATCTCCTTCACCCGCGCCAGCTCGTACTCCGAGGCGCCGCGCAGCTTGATGGAGCAGCCGAGGTGAGGAAGACAGCCCTCGAAGAACATCAGGGTTTTCACCTCGTCTACAAGGACAGACACAGAAGGACGTGGTGTGTTACTGTCACGGCAGCGTTCACTGAGAGTGGAGTGTGTTAACACCGGTCTTACTGTTGGCCAGGGTGAAGGGCTGCATGTAGAACTTGTGGCAGGTCCCCAGACGAGGTTTGGTGAGCAGCTGATCCATGGACATCACCAGGTCTCCCTGCGTCATACGACTCACCCTGTCCAAGACTTGCTggacaaagaaaagaggaataaGAGATGATTAAAAATCAGGTGATGTCACGTAACCGTCAAGAATTCAGTTGCTCAAGAATTCAAAATCCTTCCCAGAGACGAGCATCATCCACACAGAAGTTAACCTCAGGTGCTCGGGGGCTGAACTGACCGGTTTGACGTTGATCACCAGGGTGATGCCGTGCTCCAGCAGCATGTCCTGAGCGATGCGGGACACCGTCTTCTCCACCAACACCAGGTTGGGACGGACGTCTACGATGCGCAGGACGTAGTTCTTCAGAAACTCTCGTTCCTGAGGGAGAATcaatcagaaagaaaaaatctgaaaaaccgATGCAGCAACAAAGCAGAAGCAGACgtgttgtttcctctgtgaCGTGAGGCTGATGAGACGGACTCGCTGACCTGCAGCACGATGGGGTCGATGCAGGTGAACTTGGTCTCCTCCCGGTACAGATACTCGATGGAGCACTTCAGCAGCAGGATCTTGGGGTTCTTGATGTAGGCGTTCATCTGTTTACAGGACGTTATATTCAATAATGGCTGGTGAGAATGTATTAATCAATCTTCACTGAACAGAAGAACGTTGACTCTACCTTCTTGTGGGCGATGTTCTTGGTGCAGACGAAGCCGTTCACCACGGTTGAGTCAAACTTCCTGCCTCCAGAAATCTacagcacacaaacagcatcAGTTCTATTCTGAAAACACTCAATGAATGAAGTCTGACAGTTTGACTGATTCAGTGCCCGGTCCCGACCTTCTTGATGTGGACCAGCTGTCGGATGTCCATGTCGTCGTCACAGTTGCGGACGTCGGGCCGCACCGTCTGGACGACCTGTCTGACCACGGGGACGATGACGTCCctccaggacagagacagagactcgctgtagagcagctgctgcagcagcgcCATCATGTGGCTGTGGTTGGCCGAGCTGAACAACACACAGGTTTTCATACTTTAAAATCCCCTTTGAAAAACACCCAGTGAACTGAACTGTGTctcagctgcagacagagagatgtgTCTCCAGTGTGTCACTCACAGGAGCCTCTCCATGGCCTTCTTCTCTCCGTTCTCCTCTCGGAGCTGGTCCAGGGAGCTGTGGTGCCAGCCCAGCGGAGTGAACAGCATCTCTTTGGCCTTTTCCTCCACACGACGGTTGAACAGAGACTCTGCATGAACACGGAGCAGGTTTTAATAACTGTGAGTTTCTCCTCTGTAAAATCCACGAGGAAGGGCAGTTATGAGATGTGAGTTCTTACCCTTGATGAAAGCATCGCTCATGATGATGTTCTGTCCCCCGTCCTCGGACACCAGGAACTCggctgaaagaggagagagatcaCACAGATATCTGACAGTGAGACACGGTGTAGTAACAGTGACGTGTGCACAGCGGGCTGGACACAGCTGGACCCACAAATGAAATGTACCTTTTTGCTCAGTAGCAGGAGGCACATGTGGATATTTGGACTGTTTCTTGATGTGGAAGTTGACATTGTTTTGCTCCATGTTGAGGTTGATGGAGGCCGCGGAGTCGCTGTCCACCACCGACTGGAAGCTGCTGACAGACGTCCTCTTGCTGGGGCTGGCCGAGTCTGGACAGTGACGGGTCAGTGAacccacatttatttatttcactgcatGTCACATGTTTTTTCCatccctctcctgctctttctcACTCGccgcccacattgagtctggttctagaCCTTTATTCCacttaatgagggagtttttctctccacagtcaccaagtgctgctcattgtgggaactgttgggttctCTATGCTTTTTATGGTCTTGACCATAGAAATGAGCAGCTACTGGGATTTTGATCCACAGAAGCCAAACCTGCAGACGAAGAGCAACGATCCAACCAAACACAGTTTATTAAAGCTTGAGACGGGAGGAACCTACTTGGCAACGTGTACTCGCTCTCGTCTGCGAGCTGCTCGGTGTCGCTGTCATCGAACTTGATGTCTTTGAACCAGGACGGCTCTGAGTGTCCCTCCAGGGAGTTGACGCTGTCGCTGTCTGGAGACGGCGTTTCGGAGAACTCTGTATTCTGGAGATCAGACAGAGCAACGTCACCATCAGCACATTTCACCTCCCTGAACCATGTGAGAACTATTTTCACTGCCTCTGGAATGTGAGAGGTGTTTAACCGTGTTTAGCTTTGAACATTAAACGCCTTGTTTCCCAGAGTGCACGGCATTGTGCTGATCAGGAAAGGGGTCAAACCTGGAGGGGGCGGTAGAGAGCATACTCGTCCCTGAAGAGCTGGTCGTGGTGGGTGACACAATCCAGCCAGCGCCCGTCCACCAGCGCCTGGCCTATGGCGATGGCCTGGGCCCTGCGACAGCATGAGTCATCAGCAGAGACacgagaggaagagcagctttCAACTTGTAAATGAATCAGACGCCACTAATGTGATGTATTTAATCctcctctttttatttctcatgtgaaaatagacaaacaaagataaaacttTAAGTAATTCTTGAATCAAAATGCTAAAATTCATTGTTTCAGTTTGTCACATGTGGTTTTTGTTGTCATAAATAATCTCTACTGGATCATTAAAGATATGAAAGTACTGTGTAGAATAGTTTGTCCAGTGAGATCCTACCTCGTGGAGATGGTTCCATTCCTCAGCAGCCAGTTGACCAGCTcctttcccacaatgcaattgGGGTAGGTCCTCAGCCAGTATCTGTGGTCCTGAAACTCCATCCCCGTGTTGTTGTGGCAGATTTTCTTCCACAGGTCCTTCAGCTGAGAGGAGTCCTGTAAGAAAAGATAAGATTCAACATCTCTGTGGACAAATcgagatgaaaaaaacaagatgaagtcgagatgaagaaaacaagagagaaggAACCAAGCCGTCACCAGGAggatcttcctctcctcctcactgtggtCCAGCTTGGTGCCGCTCTTGGCGCCCGACAAGGCCCGGCTGGTGGGGGGGCTGACCGAGCTGTCGTAGGACGGCACCATGGAGGAGCCGGAGCGGTCCAGCGACAGGGTGGTCACACTGGCCGACCtgtgggagagaagaggaaccTGTTGGTTTGACTGTCCTCGGTCCCTGAGCTTCACAATCCAACCCGAGGCGGCACCTGACCTCTTCCTCGCAGGCGACTTGCCGACGTCCTCTTGTAGAGTCGTCAGTCTGGAAGCgaggctgctgctctgaggctcctggtgaatcatactgacacacacacacacacacactttgactgGTGTCCTCTCTGCGCTGCACTTCCTCTACGTCAGGTTTACAGTCAGTGAATTTGAGCATGCAGAAAAGCTTTCGGTCTTTACAGAGGTGGACAGCGTCGGCTTCACCCACAGAAAGCTAAAGCAGAGGCAGGTGTgaaaaaatgaatcaaacaaacagcgACTCACTTCTTTCTCATCCCAATGGGAGTTTTTCTaggccaggagagagagagagagagagagagagagaggatacaGGTTTTCTATGAGGCAAGTTGACAGATAAAATAAGCAGCGAGCACACCGgttcaaaacaacagcagccgaACAGGCGTGGGGTTAAAAAGCTTCATTTAACAGTTTCCCTGTTTTATCCTGTGCATGGTTAATGAACTGTATGGTCAATAAGTAACTTAAAGAGGAGGTTTGTGTGATTTAAGAGTTATTTATTAATTAGTTTCTGACCTGTTAGATCCCAAGCTGACGCGAGTGAGTCTCCTTTTGTTGGTCCCTGTCTCTGGGCAACTTGTAAAGTCTCTCCACAAAACATTCGGTCGTTTTGGATTTTTTTACCTCacctcttttttctgtttttggatTTCATCCGTATCCGAGTAGGGACAGAGGCTCCTTCCATTTGCTCATATGTATCTAACATTAGGCATCAATGAGCCTTTAGAGAGAACTTCTCTTCATGACAAGGAGCCGTCATTATATGATCAGGGGTCTTAACCATGCACAGGgtccagaacaaacacacagatgttttaAACAGCTGGAAATCAAGACGGAGAAAAGAGCGAGAGCACAGCTGGTGAAAACTGGAGAAAAGATGATGGCTGCGTGTTTCCATGACAAAATAATAACGTGATAATACCTCTAATGACTTCTAACATAACAGAACACAGATCAGTGAACTAGGTATtgattttgtgtctgtgtgatgaacactgtgtgagtgtgtgtgtgtgtgtgtgtgtgttcacctctgCCACGTCAGGTCTTCCTCGAGGAAGATGTTCCTGCTGGACTTCCGCCCCCCCACCGGCGTGCGCGGCTCGCTGGGCTCCAACACGCACACGGAGCAGGGCGAGTCGGACAGGGCGCTCAGGTCCTCGCCGATGGAGCCCGAGTCGGCGTAGTTCAGGGCGATCTTACGACAGTAGGTGCAGGCTCGTAGGTCCCCTGGAGAAACAGAGACCACGTCAGAGAGACAAGAAGACGGGGGAGGAACTCAATCAGACTCATTCGGACACAGTGTTGATCTTGAATAGGTCACTGACCCGTGTAGCCCATGAACTTTCCGGGGATTTCCTGGTTGCAGCAGCGGCTGCAGAAGATCTGGCCGCACAGTCGACAGTGGTGGCGCCGGCGGAAGGTGGTGAACTTCTCATTGCAGTCGTAGCACTCTTTACACTGACTATCTGGCATCCAGTACTGCTTCAGGTCGCTGTCCTGAAGAGACACATGAATATCatcaataataaaacacagaagTTCAGACTTTCAAGTTAAAAGATTTAGTTTCCACAACTTCCCAGAGATAGAAAAGTAAAACTCGAGCTCCAGTTTCTAAATCACTTCTCAAGAGGGAAACGAGGTCGAGTTCTGGATGAGCCTGAATAAATACAAGCATGTTTCACGGTGGGTGACTGGAAAACAAGTCCTATTGACTGATGAATccacatttgatatttattacaAGAACAGAAGTGTCTATATGAGGAGACAAACAAGAGGATGATGCCACTTGTTAATGTTTCATATCATTACAGAGGACAAGGAAACTCCAGTCTTATCGGATTAACTGATAATGACCCATGACAGCTTTATAACTCTGGAAATGCCCCCGTGAAGGAGAGAACATCGtgacaagaaaataaatcacatacttaaatatatattttaaatatcacTCATACATAACATACGTTACAAAATACAACTATAACACACTGGTTTCTCATGTTCTGGTATCATAAGTGAACACAGAGAAGGACAAGTTGCTGAAAGGCTTGTTTTAAAGATCTGTTTTCATCCCTGGAGTTCCAGGGACCAGGAGTTTGTACATTCAACTTctttatacacaacactaaCCGAGACACAAACAACGACGGTGAAAAGTGGGGGCAGGGATTTGTACCTGGCTCTTTCCCTCCATGATCTCCTTCAGCCTCTTCAGTGCAGTCCGGAGTTGAACGGCTGTACGAGGGTCATGGTTGCTTAGAGGTGCATCTGCTTTCCTGCTGCCGTCTAGAATAAtccacatgtacacacacacacacacagacacacaaataaatacactaaCTTCACTTTTTCTTTACAATCCATCCTGCTGCATTGTCAAATGCTTGTGTCAGATAAATTGAGGACTTGCTCTGAAGTCGTCTTCCTCATGTCGGTTTAACAGATCCCAGCTCAGTGACAAACATTTGACAACGCACTTCCTCATCTTATGAATAAGTTTGGCAAAATTGTGCAAATGTGTATTAAAAGTATCACATGATGCAAGTAGCACATGatcactaaaaaaaaaaactggccgaggaacaaaaacatgttgagCATAATTTTTGTTAGCTTCAAAATCATTCGTGACAAATCATTCCAGTCATTAGTACCTGAGTGGAAACATCAGGGCAAACCAAGGACCAAGAGAAAGCACTGCATTGACAACGCAAacatcagaacacacacacacacgcatgcactcagacacacaacacggtTTGAGTGGGGTTGAGTTGTTATAgtcaagctaaaaaaaaaaaaaagtgcagaaGGCCCCTCACCTGGCCAATCCACTGGAATCAGAAAAGACATGAGAGCGGTCGTTACAGCCTGAACACGCATTCATCGTCCTCATGAATAATACgattatgaataataataaaaccctTCGCTTTCCTCTGGTCTTAAGAATCTTCTGTAATAAGTGTTAATTAAAAACCTGAAGGAGACTAAACTAAGAAGAGTAAGAAAACTTTTGACGTCAGAAGATAGTGAGGAATGAAGACAATGTTATCAGTGGCCTCTGATTAGTTCATTCAATACGTGACTGAGGCCTAAAATCTACTTCAGAACTTTCAAATACTGGAagatacataaaaaaacaatatatcacACTGTAAAattacacataaatatataaaataaacaaaatccaTGCAGGACTTGTTACCACAACAGCCGAATA
Proteins encoded in this region:
- the pikfyve gene encoding 1-phosphatidylinositol 3-phosphate 5-kinase isoform X3 — encoded protein: MAAEDKSSSSSSTEWSVEPPVLSPTSPSHLTQFKPLTPEQDEPPLRSAYSSFVNLFRFNNKDEGRPPSAAADKPDVPSPSPQSERRSWSTSPSHSLYGSGSHRKQHGDHVRRTSTASDGSRKADAPLSNHDPRTAVQLRTALKRLKEIMEGKSQDSDLKQYWMPDSQCKECYDCNEKFTTFRRRHHCRLCGQIFCSRCCNQEIPGKFMGYTGDLRACTYCRKIALNYADSGSIGEDLSALSDSPCSVCVLEPSEPRTPVGGRKSSRNIFLEEDLTWQSMIHQEPQSSSLASRLTTLQEDVGKSPARKRSASVTTLSLDRSGSSMVPSYDSSVSPPTSRALSGAKSGTKLDHSEEERKILLDSSQLKDLWKKICHNNTGMEFQDHRYWLRTYPNCIVGKELVNWLLRNGTISTRAQAIAIGQALVDGRWLDCVTHHDQLFRDEYALYRPLQNTEFSETPSPDSDSVNSLEGHSEPSWFKDIKFDDSDTEQLADESEYTLPNSASPSKRTSVSSFQSVVDSDSAASINLNMEQNNVNFHIKKQSKYPHVPPATEQKAEFLVSEDGGQNIIMSDAFIKESLFNRRVEEKAKEMLFTPLGWHHSSLDQLREENGEKKAMERLLSANHSHMMALLQQLLYSESLSLSWRDVIVPVVRQVVQTVRPDVRNCDDDMDIRQLVHIKKISGGRKFDSTVVNGFVCTKNIAHKKMNAYIKNPKILLLKCSIEYLYREETKFTCIDPIVLQEREFLKNYVLRIVDVRPNLVLVEKTVSRIAQDMLLEHGITLVINVKPQVLDRVSRMTQGDLVMSMDQLLTKPRLGTCHKFYMQPFTLANNEVKTLMFFEGCLPHLGCSIKLRGASEYELARVKEIIMLMVCVAYHSQLEISFLMDEFAMPPSLAQSASFPCLLESVSAEEGVEEDSGGRETSGESQEKMSGSEDSFLAGQTVEDGFLSEVLSKNVEMDGLQDALKTRSPPSMNMGTMISSPFSSPLAPPLSVSPPFLMEDDQDMTFSDTLVPSSEGDTREEGSLFKEDSLSMEDEDGSETPTPRLFRDPLQDDTGMFVAEQVASFDDRLKSISVVFKQELKDIILCISPFITFKEPFLLVPAGMNCPSRDYFPEQVYLSPLLNKDLKERDGRRKRQLLKDSAPSSLVGGQTNGNAPPRPPEVLPCHGLTSTRIIEQLNGSQGLAEMLADYRAKGGRIRQREVSDPFSSVGAAAPLSVQSRAGGEAPLKAPVKADSEEEKPSKLNDMSWAPKLDCLNPVNHQRLCVLFSSSSAQSNNSPNPCVSPWIVTMEFYGKNDLSLGIFLERYCFRPSYQCPSMYCETPMVHHIRRFVHGSGCVQIVLKELDSPVPGYQHTILNYSWCRICKQVTPVVPLSNDSWSMSFAKYLELRFYGHQYTRRANAEPCGHSMHKDYHQYFSYNQMVASFSYTSVRLLEICLPRPKITIRNLGPSKGSLQQDLKDFSLKVTQVYLAIDDRLTSLKTDTFSKTREEKMEDLFAQKDMEEAELRSWIEKLQARLQVCGVDSPQQLQAVLESLVMKKQGLCEMLQSWNTRLQDLFQQEKGRKRLSVPPSPGRHRQTAADDSKSALESSPRNPSPVVQNGDKEDRLLSAMPSASTSSLLPSPGDPGAEPLTPGPSFTEQDSVSLPEDVFDGHLVGSTDSQVKEKSTMKAILANFLPGNSYNPIPIPFEPDKHYLMYEHERVPIAVCEKEPSSIIAFALSCKEYKTALEDLSKVSNAGGEEAPQVVSAESRVRSSPARPGSESASSLQSRSSTDADPLKEADLSDKQKKQTLNPHIELQFSDANARFYCRIYYAEEFHKMREEIMESAEEDFVRSLSHCVNWQARGGKSGAVFYATEDDRFILKQMPRLEVQSFLDFAPNYFTYITGAVQQKRPTALAKILGVYRIGYKNSQNNTEKKLDLLVMENLFYGRKMAQVFDLKGSLRNRNVKTDSGKESCEVVLLDENLLKLIHDNPLYIRSHCKAILRAAIHSDAYFLSSHLIIDYSLLVGRDDATDQLVVGIIDYIRTFTWDKRLEMVVKSTGILGGQGKLPTVVSPELYRARFCEAMDKYFLMVPDHWTGLGANC